The Agromyces hippuratus genome has a window encoding:
- a CDS encoding beta-galactosidase: MPGTSSIRFGGDYNPEQWTRETWLEDIELMREAGVNLVSVGIFSWALLEPREGEYDFAFLDEVLDLLAGAGIDVDLGTPTTVPPAWFWKAYPQARPVTRDGVALGFGSRGIVSPSSPEYRRAASAIAERLAERYAQHPAVVMWHVHNEYGAPVSESFDEASVANFRRWLAARYGSLDALNRAWGTTFWGQVYGEWDEIDAPRQSASVSNPAHQLDFKRFSSDALLECFVLERDAIRRHATQPVTTNFMATSCPSVDYWRWAPEVDIVSNDHYLTASRIDAHVMLAMDADFTRSLAAGRPWVLMEHSTSAVNWQPRNVAKRPGELARNSMAHLARGADAIMFFQFRASRFGAEKFHSAMLPHAGRSSRVWKEVVGLGELVGDLSELRGSRVEASVAVIWSTESFWAQELEWRPSVDLSHRERLEAFYSELWKLGVTVDFVHPGADLSGYSAVFAPSLYLLDEASTANLQAYVAGGGVLAVSYFSGIVDEFDSVPAGPFPGRLREVLGLAIEEFQPLREGGLVELTNGSSGAVWTDEIHLEGAAAVEGFVDGPAAGLPAITRNALGDGAAWYLSTRLDGDELAAFIGGVLADAGLEVAPPPTGLERVFRVAGDGTRFVVAINHAKTDAVIAAAGVDVATGEATDASTLVPAGGTRVIRLAASEG, from the coding sequence ATGCCCGGCACCTCGTCGATCCGCTTCGGCGGCGACTACAACCCCGAGCAGTGGACCCGTGAGACCTGGCTCGAGGACATCGAGCTCATGCGCGAGGCCGGCGTGAACCTCGTGAGCGTCGGCATCTTCTCGTGGGCGCTGCTCGAGCCGCGCGAGGGCGAGTACGACTTCGCGTTCCTCGACGAGGTGCTCGACCTGCTCGCGGGTGCCGGCATCGACGTCGACCTCGGCACCCCCACGACCGTGCCGCCGGCCTGGTTCTGGAAGGCGTACCCTCAGGCGCGGCCCGTGACCCGCGACGGCGTCGCCCTCGGCTTCGGGTCGCGCGGCATCGTGAGCCCGAGCAGCCCCGAGTACCGCCGCGCGGCGTCGGCGATCGCCGAGCGGCTCGCCGAGCGCTACGCGCAGCACCCCGCGGTCGTCATGTGGCACGTGCACAACGAGTACGGCGCGCCCGTCTCCGAGAGCTTCGACGAGGCATCCGTCGCGAACTTCCGTCGCTGGCTCGCCGCGCGCTACGGATCGCTCGACGCGCTGAACCGCGCGTGGGGCACGACCTTCTGGGGGCAGGTCTACGGCGAGTGGGACGAGATCGACGCACCGCGCCAGTCCGCGAGTGTCTCGAACCCCGCCCACCAGCTCGACTTCAAGCGGTTCAGCTCCGACGCGCTGCTCGAGTGCTTCGTGCTCGAGCGCGACGCGATCCGCCGGCACGCGACGCAGCCCGTCACGACGAACTTCATGGCCACGAGCTGCCCCTCGGTCGACTACTGGAGGTGGGCGCCCGAGGTCGACATCGTCTCGAACGACCACTACCTCACGGCCTCGCGCATCGACGCCCACGTGATGCTCGCGATGGACGCCGACTTCACCCGCTCGCTCGCGGCCGGCCGCCCGTGGGTGCTCATGGAGCACTCGACCTCGGCGGTCAACTGGCAGCCGCGCAACGTGGCGAAGCGCCCCGGCGAGCTCGCGCGCAACAGCATGGCCCACCTCGCCCGCGGCGCCGATGCGATCATGTTCTTCCAGTTCCGGGCGAGCCGGTTCGGCGCCGAGAAGTTCCACTCGGCGATGCTCCCCCACGCCGGCCGTTCGTCGCGCGTGTGGAAGGAGGTCGTGGGGCTCGGTGAGCTCGTGGGCGACCTGTCGGAACTGCGCGGCAGCCGGGTCGAGGCATCCGTCGCCGTGATCTGGAGCACCGAGTCGTTCTGGGCGCAGGAGCTCGAGTGGCGCCCCTCGGTCGACCTCTCGCACCGCGAGCGGCTCGAGGCGTTCTACTCCGAGCTCTGGAAGCTCGGGGTGACCGTCGACTTCGTGCACCCCGGCGCCGACCTGTCGGGCTACTCGGCCGTGTTCGCGCCGTCGCTGTACCTGCTCGACGAGGCGTCAACCGCCAACCTGCAGGCCTATGTGGCCGGCGGCGGCGTGCTCGCCGTGTCGTACTTCTCGGGCATCGTCGACGAGTTCGACTCAGTGCCGGCCGGTCCGTTCCCGGGCCGCCTGCGCGAGGTGCTGGGGCTGGCGATCGAGGAGTTCCAGCCGCTCCGCGAGGGCGGCCTCGTCGAGCTCACCAACGGGTCGAGCGGCGCCGTGTGGACCGACGAGATCCACCTCGAGGGCGCGGCCGCCGTCGAGGGCTTCGTCGACGGACCTGCCGCGGGCCTGCCCGCCATCACCCGCAACGCGCTCGGCGACGGCGCCGCCTGGTACCTCTCGACGAGGCTCGACGGCGACGAGCTCGCCGCGTTCATCGGGGGCGTGCTCGCCGATGCCGGCCTCGAGGTCGCGCCGCCGCCGACCGGGCTCGAACGCGTCTTCCGCGTCGCGGGCGACGGCACCCGCTTCGTCGTCGCGATCAACCACGCCAAGACCGACGCGGTGATCGCGGCGGCGGGCGTCGATGTCGCGACCGGCGAAGCGACGGATGCCTCGACGCTCGTGCCGGCCGGCGGCACCCGGGTCATCCGGCTTGCGGCGAGCGAGGGGTAA